A genomic region of Hugenholtzia roseola DSM 9546 contains the following coding sequences:
- a CDS encoding OmpH family outer membrane protein, whose protein sequence is MKKTLFLAFLAATLFVFGANAQNTLKIGYTSATQILVLMPEFKVKQSELESYNKVLDGQLAAKQKEFQTKYEEYEKTRAQNPPVVNQQKENELRQLQQSFTDMQQQFQNDLAEKERALLEPLFGKIQDAINEVAKENQYTLVLNAFDGTNNPNILYAAEGIDITPLVLKKLGVEPPKEEAGN, encoded by the coding sequence ATGAAAAAAACTCTCTTTTTAGCCTTTTTAGCGGCTACCTTATTTGTTTTTGGTGCAAATGCACAAAATACACTCAAAATTGGCTACACCAGCGCGACGCAGATTTTGGTCTTGATGCCTGAGTTTAAGGTCAAGCAAAGTGAATTAGAATCCTACAACAAAGTTTTAGACGGACAATTAGCCGCCAAACAAAAAGAATTTCAAACCAAATACGAAGAGTACGAAAAAACACGCGCCCAAAATCCGCCTGTGGTCAATCAGCAAAAAGAAAACGAATTGCGACAGTTACAACAGAGTTTTACCGACATGCAGCAGCAATTCCAAAATGATTTGGCTGAAAAAGAACGCGCCCTTTTAGAACCGCTTTTCGGAAAAATCCAAGATGCTATCAACGAAGTAGCGAAAGAAAACCAATATACGCTGGTTCTCAATGCTTTTGATGGCACAAACAACCCCAATATCCTTTATGCTGCCGAAGGCATCGATATTACGCCTTTGG
- a CDS encoding OmpH family outer membrane protein, whose protein sequence is MRFSKGQLPKLNPTALLLFAFFGFWGFFSQAKAQRFGYVDTQKILALMPEYQAALKDLETQRQLWEKELKQKESDLLEARLGLEAERVLLSKSMQQEREATLRSQTEAVLAFREQIFGFEGAFFQKRRQLVEPLQARVMEAVRIVAVQKKLHFIFDKASDFHMLYHDTTYDFTDFVLDELGIKIEKVKSSSGEDTKQATKEGTKG, encoded by the coding sequence ATGCGATTTTCGAAGGGACAACTTCCCAAACTCAATCCAACTGCCCTTTTGCTCTTTGCCTTTTTTGGCTTTTGGGGCTTTTTTTCGCAGGCAAAGGCGCAGCGATTCGGTTATGTGGATACCCAAAAGATTTTGGCTCTGATGCCTGAATATCAAGCGGCACTCAAAGATTTGGAAACGCAACGCCAACTTTGGGAAAAGGAATTGAAGCAAAAAGAAAGCGACCTATTAGAGGCGCGATTAGGGCTTGAAGCCGAGCGCGTTTTGCTTTCTAAGTCTATGCAGCAAGAGCGCGAGGCTACTTTGCGCAGCCAAACGGAGGCGGTTTTAGCCTTCCGTGAGCAGATTTTTGGCTTCGAAGGAGCTTTTTTTCAGAAAAGGCGACAGCTTGTCGAGCCTTTGCAAGCGCGTGTGATGGAGGCGGTGCGCATTGTGGCAGTACAAAAAAAATTGCATTTCATTTTTGACAAAGCCAGCGATTTTCACATGCTCTATCACGATACCACTTACGATTTTACCGATTTTGTCTTAGACGAATTAGGCATTAAAATTGAAAAGGTAAAAAGCAGCAGCGGCGAGGATACCAAGCAGGCTACCAAAGAAGGAACTAAGGGCTAA